The Bicyclus anynana chromosome 9, ilBicAnyn1.1, whole genome shotgun sequence DNA window CAAACCACGACGTCCGGTGGCGATCAGCGGGCTTATTACGTacgtcaaaattcaaaaaattcaaaattcatttatttcaagtaggctcagtttaaaaGCATTTTCGAAAGGTCAGTTTGTCAGTGTAACATTCAAATAAATGACTCATCATTAAATggattttcattgtattttcgtTTCTGTGATGATCTGTTGTAGTTATTACAACGAAATAACCTTGACTACTCCagtttacatcaagtggcaatgatatttcaacgaaattacgtaaataccagttttaAATGttgctactactactatactaattccactttacataaaaatacGAATAATTCTTAatctgaatgttttttttttccattacaGGCTTCTCAAACAGCAGGATTTAAAAGGTCTGGGAGGGATATTTCTAGAAGACGTCCAAGAGTCACTGCCACACTGTGAAAGAGCACTCAAAAACTTAGCACAAGAAATACTTTACATCACGAGGCCTACAGACAAGAAGAAGATATTGTTCTACAACGACAAAACTGCCACTCTTGATGTGAGTTGAATCAAACTTCAAGGATATGTTCGagattgggcccacttttcagaatgATACagcaatgaaaaatgtactaaaaattttatataacttactagattactccattagaatcttagctgAAATAATATTCACCAACAGGGAAaaaagctgatttcattattttcattttaaaaatgcagtcctgtagtcacaagttcaggactctgctcggactTTTTCTCTGTAccatgcgatggacccggcatccgcacggtgaatccgtggaatgctaagatatttgtctctctaTTTAActagatccttatttatacatcgtaatattatcatctccatatacttttataccaGGGATCCCTTTTAGTAaaatcctactagagcagctatAGATATCCAATCTACCATAAAACTTGCTGCATTTCTACTGAGGCCAAGGTgaagtttgattttaatttcCGTAGGTCGATGATGAATTCGTGAAACTATGGCGAGCCACTGCGGTGGATGCGATGGACGACGCCAAAATTGAGGAGTATCTGGAGAAGCAAGGCATCAAGTCGATGCAGGACCACGGGCCCAAGAAACCCATCGCACCCAAACGGAAGAAGGTCTCGCAGAAACGACGCACTTTCAAGAAACCAAGAGACAACGAACATTTGGCAGATGTGCTGGAAACGTATGAGGATAATACGTTGACTCAGAAAGGTGTTAGCATTAAGTGAAATATATTAGCTGAGTAAGTCCATCTTTTGTTTTAGTATATCAGActtgcggacgtccgcgacttagtccgcgtgaagctcgatgtatactttcaactacctttaccctacccctacacctaccctacccttaccttaaaaaatcgaataacttcgtGTAAAATTTTGctaattgcattttttgcattgcatcagtatcgatcactaatcaccccctgatagttattttaaatatatcgcatgtacagaattgacctctctacagatttattataagtaaagattaTCGCCTGCCAAAAAAAGCCAAGAATTGTTTGTGTatgtaaacaataatattatgcttATGGCTGTTTTGGACCTGACAGCGCATATATTAAAAGCATTGCATGACCCCCGAAAGCCATGAAATTATCTAGAATAAAGACCATTATGCCagaaattctttctatcatcattATGTGAACTGGATCaatgaaaattgtttatttttattccaatataaACAATCGGATTTACATGTCTCAATTTTCCCACCACAA harbors:
- the LOC112049570 gene encoding transcription initiation factor IIE subunit beta; amino-acid sequence: MDPALLREREAFRKKALATPSVEKKKKDESPYKDDSKKKSKSTSSSSAAPKLDASSYKTMAGSSSYRFGVLARIVRHMRSRHQDGDDHPLSLDDILDETNQLDVGSKIKQWLQTEALQNNPKIECTMDGKYIFKPVYKIKDKKSLLRLLKQQDLKGLGGIFLEDVQESLPHCERALKNLAQEILYITRPTDKKKILFYNDKTATLDVDDEFVKLWRATAVDAMDDAKIEEYLEKQGIKSMQDHGPKKPIAPKRKKVSQKRRTFKKPRDNEHLADVLETYEDNTLTQKGVSIK